TAAATTATTGGGAAGGCTCATTAGAATTTTTTCAATTGCCTTTGGGCCTCCTGTCGATGCTCCAATAACTATTGCTGATATTCTTTTCACTTTTATATCTCCTTACTTAAAACTCCTAATGTTTTAATTTCAACTAAGCCACTTTCTAACTTAAAAATCATAGTTCTCCCTTTTGTCCCACCAATTTCTTCAGCTAAAATAGGAATTTTATAATAAGACAATATTTTTTTAACTGCATCACTATTTCTTTTTCCAATATCCATTTTTATTTTTTTATCACTAAAATTAAACATAGATGCTCCACCAGCTATTTTTGCTGTAATTCGCGAGATGTTAGCTCCCATTTTTTCCATCTCCTTTATAACTAAAGGAATTCCTGTATCAGCATATTTATATAAATTCTCTACATTGTTAAACTTACTGCTATCAGGAAGCATTATATGTAATA
Above is a genomic segment from Clostridium bornimense containing:
- a CDS encoding chemotaxis protein CheD, with product MDALKLKEKKVGIADAAISISPNRLITIGLGSCIGVAFYDKKTKIGGLLHIMLPDSSKFNNVENLYKYADTGIPLVIKEMEKMGANISRITAKIAGGASMFNFSDKKIKMDIGKRNSDAVKKILSYYKIPILAEEIGGTKGRTMIFKLESGLVEIKTLGVLSKEI